In Cicer arietinum cultivar CDC Frontier isolate Library 1 chromosome 7, Cicar.CDCFrontier_v2.0, whole genome shotgun sequence, a single window of DNA contains:
- the NAC67 gene encoding NAC domain-containing protein 72, which produces MGVPEKDPLSQLSLPPGFRFFPTDEELLVQYLCRKVAGHHFSLPIIAEIDLYKFDPWVLPGKAIFGEKEWYFFSPRDRKYPNGSRPNRVAGSGYWKATGTDKIITTEGRKVGIKKALVFYIGKAPKGTKTNWIMHEYRLLDATRKHNLGSSKLDDWVLCRIYKKNSSSQKEVLTFSSKEYSNGSSPSSSSHVDDMVDSFPEIDDRSFALPRVTSLRMLQQEEKLGFHNMDAGIFADWVNPTDLESIPEFDSDYNTQGTFNFNFNDHTVPSVPPFGYMELTTACRKAAEEEVQSGMRTQRVTETSGLYQHNSNIFLSGLGDPFGFNYSGH; this is translated from the exons ATGGGAGTTCCAGAGAAGGATCCTCTCTCACAGTTGAGTTTACCTCCTGGTTTCAGATTCTTCCCCACTGACGAGGAGCTTCTGGTTCAGTACCTCTGCCGCAAAGTTGCTGGACACCATTTTTCTCTCCCAATCATTGCCGAAATTGATTTATACAAATTCGATCCCTGGGTTCTTCCAG GCAAAGCGATATTTGGTGAGAAAGAATGGTACTTTTTCAGTCCTAGGGATAGAAAATATCCGAATGGTTCTCGACCCAACAGAGTTGCTGGATCGGGTTACTGGAAAGCCACAGGAACTGACAAAATCATCACAACTGAAGGTAGAAAAGTTGGAATAAAAAAAGcacttgttttctatattggCAAAGCACCAAAGGGTACAAAAACTAATTGGATTATGCACGAGTATCGTCTTCTTGACGCAACAAGAAAACATAACCTTGGCAGCTCCAAA CTAGATGATTGGGTTCTGTGTCGCATATACAAGAAGAATTCAAGCTCGCAAAAGGAAGTTCTGACATTTTCGAGCAAAGAATACAGCAACGGGTCGTCGCCTTCATCGTCGTCCCACGTGGACGACATGGTGGACTCGTTCCCAGAAATCGACGACCGGAGCTTTGCACTACCGCGTGTGACATCGCTCCGAATGCTTCAACAGGAGGAGAAGCTCGGATTTCACAACATGGATGCCGGAATATTTGCGGATTGGGTTAATCCGACGGATCTGGAGTCAATACCCGAATTTGATTCAGACTATAACACGCAGGGGacattcaatttcaattttaatgacCATACTGTCCCTTCGGTGCCGCCGTTTGGTTACATGGAGTTAACGACGGCATGCAGGAAAGCCGCCGAGGAAGAGGTTCAAAGCGGGATGAGGACCCAGCGGGTTACCGAGACTTCCGGATTATATCAgcataattcaaatatatttttatcggGTTTGGGTGACCCGTTTGGGTTTAACTATTCGGGTCACTAA